The Brevibacterium atlanticum genome segment CCGATTGCGCAGCTTGCGGATGAGTTCGAGCCGGAGCAGGGTGGCGGAGAATCCGCCGAAGCTCGGCGGGCGGCGCTTGCTCAGTGAGTCGAGGAAGCTCGCCGAGGTGGCGCTGGGCTCGGCAGTGTATGCAGGCTGGGTGGACATCTCAGGCCCCTTTCGTGGTCAGGCTGATGAAGGCGTCCTCGAGCGAATGCGAGGAGATCTCAAGATCGGTGCAGGCATGGTCGAACAGCGTCCTGGCGGCAGTATCCGAATCGCTCGTCCGCATCTTCAGGCGCCGACCTTGGACATCGATGGATTCGACCCCGGCCAACCCGACGAGGAGGTCGAGCAGGTGACGCTGCCCCGTGTCGTCGCCGATGGGCAGGGTCGCGCTCACGGTCTTCGCGGCCGCCATGGCTCTGATCTCGTGCGAGGGGCCGTCGGCGACGATCCGACCGCCGGCGACGAGGATGACGCGGTCGGCGAATTCGTCGGCCTCCTCGAGGTAGTGGGTGGCGAAGAGGATCGTCTTGCCGGTCAGGGCGTCGGCGCGCATCTCGTGCCAGAAGTCGCGGCGTCCGGTGACGTCCATGCCGGTGGTCGGTTCGTCGAGGACGATGAGCGCAGGGTCGGGCAGGAGGGCCATGGCGAAGCGCAGGCGCTGCTTCTGCCCACCCGAGCACTTCTTCACCGTGGCGTTCGCGATGTCGGAGATGCCGGCCCGTTTGAGCACGAGGTCGACGTCGAGGGAGGACGCGAAGACCGCCGAGGTGTACTCCACGGTCTCGCGGACGGTGAGGTCATCGAGGAGTCCGCCGGTCTGCATGACCGAGCTGACGAGTCCGCGGGAGACCGCCCCACGAGGCGGCATGCCGAAGATCTCGACACCCCCGACATCGGGGCGGGAGAGTCCGAGCAGCATGTCGATCGTCGTCGTCTTGCCCGCGCCGTTGGGGCCGAGGAAGGCGACGACCTCCCCAGGACGGATGGTCAGACTGAGGTCGTCCACGGCCTTGAGGTCGCCGAAGGATCTGGTCAGGTGGTCTAGGGACACAGCCGGAGGGGTCTCGGTCGAGGTCTTTGTCGAAGTCGTGGCAGCCGGAGCGGCTGTTCGGGGCGTCGTCGGTGAAGTCATGTTCTCAGCCTAGAAATCTCCGCCCGCTGGCGCTGATGCCAAATGTCACCGAATCAGGAGTGCCATTTATCACCGGTTCACTCAACAGTCGCGAGCGTCGACAGACGCAGTTCATCAAGTTAACTCAGGCTTCACCTTGCCTCCACCCGACTTGTGAGAACGCTGAGTAGGTTTGAGGGCGACTGCTCACACGCGTCTCTCACAGAACCGTTCGTGCCCTGCCATAGGAACTCCTCTGACCGTTTCGGCACCGTACGCACGTGCACCTCAACGAAAGGACAGCAATGGCCAGGCCGTCTCTGCGGTTCGCCGCGGCGACCGAAGCGCTCGGACTCGCGCTCTTCGGTTTCACCGCCCCCGCCGCTCAGGCTTCGGGAATCGATGCCCCCGGGGGAGCTCGCCAGCTCGACGGCGACAACACCGATGCCATCCGGGATGCGGTGGAGGATTCCGGTGCAAAAAACGTCATTCTCCTCATCGGCGACGGCATGGGCGATTCGGAGATCACCTCCGCCCGCAACTACGCCAAGGGCGCCCACGGTCGCTTCGACGGCCTCGATGAACTGCCGCTGACCGGCCAGTACACGACCTACGCGGTCAACAGGGACACCGGCAAGCCGGACTACGTCACAGACTCCGCGGCGAGCGCGACCGGTTGGTCGACCGGAACAAAGACCTACAACGGCGCACTCGGCGTCGACCGGAAAGGCAACCCGCACAAGTCGCTCATCGAAATGGCCCGCGCGAAGGGCATGAAGACCGGCGATGTCTCGACCGCGGAGATCCAGGATGCGACACCGGCCGCGCAGCTGACTCACATCAGCGAACGCGGCTGCTACGGGCCCGAGGAGACGAGCCAGGACTGCTCGGGTGAGGCGCTGGAGAACGGCGGACTCGGGTCGATCAGCGAGCAGATCCTCAATGCTCGCGCAGATGTCGTCCTCGGCGGCGGTTCGGCTTCCTTCGAGCAGAAGGCCGTGGCCGGTGATTGGAAGGACAAGACGCTGCGTGAGCAGGCGGAGGATCGCGGCTACCAGCTCGTGAACGACTCCGACTCGCTCGACGGTGTGACAGAGGCGGACCAGGATTCGCCAGTGCTCGGACTCTTCACAGAGGGCAATTTCCCCGTTCGCTGGGAGGGTCCGAAGGCTACGCACGGAGGCGGCACCGAACCGGCCGTGAAGTGCAAGAACAATCCCGAGCGCACCTCGGATGTGCCGAAGCTCGACCAGATGACGAGCAAGGCAGTCGACCTGCTCGACAACGATGAGGGCTTCTTCCTCCAGGTCGAGGGGGCCAGCATCGACAAAGAGGACCACGCGGCCAACCCGTGCGGTCAGATCGGTGAGACCGTCGACCTCGACGAGGCAGTCAAGGCCGCCCTCGACTTCGCGAAGGAAGACGGCGAAACCCTCGTCATCACCACCGCCGATCACGCTCACACCAGCCAGATCGTCAGTGCCGGTACGGACACCCCGGGTCTCACCCGGACCCTGACCACCGCCGACGGCTCCGACATGACGATGAACTACGCGACCGCCGACGAAGAGGAGTCGCAGGGTCACACCGGTACGCAGATCCGCATCGCCGCCTACGGACCGGGCGCGGCCAATGTCGTCGGGCTGACCGATCAGACGGACCTGCACTACACGATCGCCGACGGCCTCCGGCTCGATCGCGATGCCGAGGTGCCCGGTGACCCGGGCGATGACGCGAACGGCAATGACGACTCGACCGGAACAGATGACGCTAACGGGTCCGACGACGCGGGTTCGTCCGATGCCGGCGGCAATGACGGTTCGGCCGGCTCCCAGGACTCCAACGGGTC includes the following:
- a CDS encoding ABC transporter ATP-binding protein; this encodes MTSPTTPRTAAPAATTSTKTSTETPPAVSLDHLTRSFGDLKAVDDLSLTIRPGEVVAFLGPNGAGKTTTIDMLLGLSRPDVGGVEIFGMPPRGAVSRGLVSSVMQTGGLLDDLTVRETVEYTSAVFASSLDVDLVLKRAGISDIANATVKKCSGGQKQRLRFAMALLPDPALIVLDEPTTGMDVTGRRDFWHEMRADALTGKTILFATHYLEEADEFADRVILVAGGRIVADGPSHEIRAMAAAKTVSATLPIGDDTGQRHLLDLLVGLAGVESIDVQGRRLKMRTSDSDTAARTLFDHACTDLEISSHSLEDAFISLTTKGA
- the phoA gene encoding alkaline phosphatase; protein product: MARPSLRFAAATEALGLALFGFTAPAAQASGIDAPGGARQLDGDNTDAIRDAVEDSGAKNVILLIGDGMGDSEITSARNYAKGAHGRFDGLDELPLTGQYTTYAVNRDTGKPDYVTDSAASATGWSTGTKTYNGALGVDRKGNPHKSLIEMARAKGMKTGDVSTAEIQDATPAAQLTHISERGCYGPEETSQDCSGEALENGGLGSISEQILNARADVVLGGGSASFEQKAVAGDWKDKTLREQAEDRGYQLVNDSDSLDGVTEADQDSPVLGLFTEGNFPVRWEGPKATHGGGTEPAVKCKNNPERTSDVPKLDQMTSKAVDLLDNDEGFFLQVEGASIDKEDHAANPCGQIGETVDLDEAVKAALDFAKEDGETLVITTADHAHTSQIVSAGTDTPGLTRTLTTADGSDMTMNYATADEEESQGHTGTQIRIAAYGPGAANVVGLTDQTDLHYTIADGLRLDRDAEVPGDPGDDANGNDDSTGTDDANGSDDAGSSDAGGNDGSAGSQDSNGSDDSNGSSDAAGGGSGANGGSEGGEGNAGSDGGGEGPGLAGGGGGTLPRTGVEIGAAIFFGVAAIIGGSALIRMAKRRGILPA